From Rutidosis leptorrhynchoides isolate AG116_Rl617_1_P2 chromosome 3, CSIRO_AGI_Rlap_v1, whole genome shotgun sequence, a single genomic window includes:
- the LOC139900409 gene encoding uncharacterized protein, with the protein MDLVTQRRVTKSVRFVQPKIRWKKLSGEKAETFKTAVVGRFGAEVEMGPQNDADQMWNCLASTIREVAKEALGVALGTSRGHKSDRESWWLNDEVQSKVEIKQLRFRELISCQEGTPVNRLRVLERYKEAKREAKKAVARAKEKAYEDLYMKLNSKEGANDIYRIAKARERRRRDLDNIKFIKNEGGQTLVKEDEIRKRWEEYFSSLFTGGRSQRYEELLGSDRDQFRNNIECERINEEEVRLALRKMGRNKAVGPDQIPIEAWRCLGDDGVRWLTCLFNKTLRSSKMPMEWRVSETIPIYKNKGDAQSCSNYRGIKLLSHTMKLWERVIETRMRSETNVSENQFGFMPGRSSMEEELNRRLEQWRVALESNGLLISRQKTEYLRCDFDRIIEQEDGVNICIGDQILHPQTSFRYLGSMLHKSGRIDEDVTHRIKVGWMKWRAATGEMLMMSREDNDEEVMVMIS; encoded by the exons ATGGATCTGGTTACCCAGAGACGAGTCACCAAGAGTGTCAGATTCGTCCAACCTAAAATCCGGTGGAAGAAGCTGAGCGGTGAGAAGGCAGAGACTTTTAAAACTGCTGTTGTAGGAAGATTTGGTGCAGAGGTGGAAATGGGACCCCAGAATGATGCTGACCAGATGTGGAATTGTCTAGCGTCCACCATTAGAGAAGTAGCCAAGGAAGCCTTAGGTGTGGCACTAGGAACATCGAGAGGACATAAATCTGATAGAGAATCATGGTGGCTTAACGACGAGGTTCAAAGCAAAGTCGAGATCAAACAActaaggtttagggagctcatcTCTTGTCAAGAGGGGACTCCGGTTAATAGACTTAGGGTTTTAGAGAGATATAAAGAAGccaaaagagaagctaagaaggctgtAGCTCGTGCAAAAGAAAAGGCATACGAAGATTTGTACATGAAACTAAACTCCAAAGAGGGAGCAAATGATATATATAGaatagccaaagctagggagcgaaggCGCAGGGATCtagataacatcaagtttatcaaaaATGAAGGTGGTCAAACCCTAGTAAAGGAAGAcgaaattaggaaaagatgggaagagtaTTTCTCATCTCTTTTCACTGGGGGAAGATCTCAGCGTTACGAAGAGTTGCTAGGCTCTGATAGAGATCAGTTCCGGAACAACATAGAGTGTGAGAGGATCAACGAAGAGGAAGTAAGATTggcactacgaaagatggggagaaataaAGCTGTGGGGCCAGACCAGATCCCTATTGAGGCGTGGCGGTGCCTTGGAGATGATGGTGTTAGGTGGTTGACTTGCCTTTTCAACAAGACGCTTCGAAGCTCTAAAATGCCTATGGAGTGGAGGGTGAGCGAGACTATCCCCATCTATAAGAACAAGGGGGACGCTCAAAGCTGCAGCAACTATAGAGGCATAAAACTACTTagccatactatgaagctttgggagagagtgattgagactagaatGCGAAGCGAAACAAATGTTTCggaaaaccaatttggtttcatgccagggcgctcGTCGATGGAG GAGGAGCTTAATAGAAGACTGGAGCAATGGAGAGTGGCCTTAGAAAGTAATGGTTTACTAattagtagacaaaagacggaatatcttagaTGTGATTTTGATAGGATCATTGAACAAGAGGATGGAGTGAACATCTGCATTggagaccagatcttgcatccGCAAACCTCGTTTAGATACCTAGGCTCGATgctccacaaatcggggaggatcGATGAAGACGTGACACACCGTATTAAAGTAGGGTGGATGAAATGGAGGGCAGCGACTGGG